From Weissella confusa, a single genomic window includes:
- a CDS encoding histidine phosphatase family protein — MTKLYFIRHGKTEWNAEGRFQGAGGDSPLLPESYDQIKMLGNHLKDIEFAHAFSSPIKRARITAEETLAMLNKRPELTFMDGLKEFSFGVWEGMSFAEVQEGWYDMYDASRNHPEKFDASQVEGSESFESVQKRFREAVEEAVATYGGEDVNLVFFSHGAALTTGMGGLTGIPLADLRSRGGLGNTSTSILETHDGHTFTEISRNDTSYLGVASDASNTI; from the coding sequence ATGACGAAGCTATACTTCATCCGCCACGGTAAAACAGAATGGAACGCAGAGGGCCGTTTTCAAGGGGCAGGTGGTGACTCACCATTGTTGCCTGAATCATACGACCAAATCAAAATGCTTGGTAATCACTTGAAGGATATTGAATTTGCACACGCCTTTTCAAGCCCTATCAAGCGTGCTCGCATCACTGCCGAAGAAACCTTAGCCATGCTAAACAAGCGTCCTGAGTTGACGTTTATGGACGGTTTGAAGGAGTTTTCATTCGGTGTTTGGGAAGGGATGAGCTTCGCTGAAGTTCAAGAAGGCTGGTATGACATGTACGATGCTTCTCGTAACCACCCAGAGAAGTTCGATGCAAGCCAAGTTGAAGGATCTGAGTCGTTCGAAAGCGTCCAAAAGCGCTTCCGTGAGGCGGTTGAAGAAGCTGTCGCAACATACGGTGGCGAAGATGTTAATTTGGTTTTCTTCAGCCACGGCGCTGCGTTGACGACCGGAATGGGTGGTCTTACAGGTATTCCGCTGGCTGATTTGCGTTCGCGAGGTGGCTTGGGTAACACAAGTACATCTATCCTAGAAACGCATGATGGTCACACGTTTACGGAAATTTCACGAAATGATACAAGTTATTTGGGTGTCGCAAGTGATGCCTCAAATACAATTTAA
- the comGA gene encoding competence type IV pilus ATPase ComGA, with the protein MSVQKQFASLVQTAAQVRASDLYVMPGEEGYRVFCYTATGIQPLASLTLANGEALIRHIKFEAQMDISETRRPQLGRWCYLLDQEQLYLRISSVGDFLNRESIVVRLIFAVDDQHIQLTAQSDVAAVDEAMTSGAGLILLAGQMGSGKTTTLHYLAYRYLTEKIVLTIEDPVEVVQPNFLQLQVNKAAQMDYPDLLKLALRHHPDVMIIGEIRDAQTAQIVVEAALSGHLIISTIHAMSHLGIWHRLRDFGVPAGTLRQVMTGMVHQKLVITEDGVAADLAVLTGADLQERMAEWHAE; encoded by the coding sequence ATGAGCGTTCAAAAACAATTTGCGTCGTTAGTGCAGACGGCTGCCCAGGTGCGAGCAAGTGACTTATACGTGATGCCTGGTGAAGAAGGCTATCGGGTGTTTTGTTACACAGCAACCGGGATTCAACCATTGGCATCCCTAACTTTGGCTAATGGAGAAGCCTTGATTCGCCACATTAAATTCGAAGCCCAAATGGATATTAGTGAGACGCGACGTCCGCAGCTTGGCCGATGGTGTTATTTACTTGATCAGGAACAACTGTATTTACGGATATCTAGTGTGGGAGATTTTTTGAACCGTGAATCAATTGTTGTGCGCCTGATATTCGCTGTTGATGACCAGCATATCCAATTAACGGCTCAAAGCGATGTGGCCGCCGTGGACGAGGCAATGACGAGTGGTGCTGGGCTGATTTTGTTGGCCGGTCAGATGGGGTCAGGAAAAACGACAACGCTCCATTATTTAGCCTATCGGTATTTGACAGAGAAAATTGTGCTAACGATTGAGGATCCGGTTGAAGTGGTGCAACCAAACTTTTTGCAATTGCAGGTTAATAAGGCGGCCCAGATGGATTATCCAGATTTGTTGAAGCTTGCCTTGCGTCATCATCCGGATGTGATGATTATCGGTGAAATTCGAGATGCCCAAACGGCGCAAATTGTGGTTGAAGCAGCTCTGAGTGGCCACTTGATTATCAGTACGATTCATGCAATGTCGCATCTGGGCATTTGGCATCGCTTACGTGATTTTGGAGTGCCGGCCGGGACGTTGCGCCAAGTCATGACGGGCATGGTTCATCAAAAATTAGTCATAACTGAGGATGGCGTCGCAGCAGACTTAGCCGTGTTGACTGGCGCTGACTTGCAAGAAAGGATGGCTGAGTGGCATGCGGAATAA
- a CDS encoding ATP-dependent RecD-like DNA helicase has protein sequence MSQSQTSLFDGPAASDETPTVTGQVKNILFAAQDSFYKVMIIEVAEQNFDYDDTELTVTGSFGDIQIGASYEFKGRLTTHARYGVQFAAQNYQRQAASTTSGLVAYLSGDQFPGVGKATATKIVDDLGIEAIDKILESPDVLIETGISTKLQEVIVKQLQQSDGMERAIIALNDYGFGSALATVIYQKYQQQTLQILKTNPYQMVIDIEGVSFARIDRLAAQQGIDALDARRIQAGVISAINQATFESGDTFMQVEALLQTTQQILERSQNARIDPALIKRALLTLTSDGIVIADGQNLYIKALFEAEREIAQRMVRLSKTKNSEYKRADVVKQLAEVEEENPFPYDDVQRDAMIAALMSNLFILTGGPGTGKTTIINGVVATLKKLLQDEGMKWDEISESIRLAAPTGRAAKRLSESTGMPASTIHRLLGITGRENTDDIDIEELSGRLLVIDEMSMVDTQLFDLLLRAIPNGMQVILVGDKDQLPSVGPGRVFYDLLASGLLNYRELETIHRQGKGSTIIELASSVKSGVLPANFTERQPDRSFFPAQTNQVPRMVEQIATSWKERGNSVADMQILAPMYRTPAGVHNLNAVAQEIFNPMTAKKREIHMKLGELEFNFRVGDKVMQTANDPEHNVFNGDIGYITAIMLAKDKSNEDNTDNITVAFDTGEVEYTRQNWNQLTLAYATTIHKAQGAEYKLVIMPLVNAFSRMLQRNLLYTGLTRASESLVLIGDVSAYQRAAETEGVNRHTTLQERLQQAQDGELPDVPDDDKSLAAVNAINQKPVAVVPIDEENTTIDDTPVVDEIVQAVADDDDDLLTIAKIMDESIDPNVGMADMTPYDFMP, from the coding sequence ATGAGTCAGAGTCAAACTAGTTTGTTCGATGGCCCAGCGGCATCGGATGAAACACCGACTGTCACTGGGCAAGTGAAGAATATTCTGTTTGCTGCCCAAGATTCTTTTTATAAAGTCATGATTATCGAAGTAGCCGAACAAAACTTCGATTATGATGATACTGAACTAACGGTGACTGGTAGTTTTGGTGATATTCAGATTGGGGCTAGTTATGAGTTTAAGGGTCGGCTAACGACGCACGCGCGTTATGGGGTCCAGTTTGCGGCTCAAAACTATCAACGTCAGGCAGCTAGTACAACGTCTGGATTGGTTGCTTATTTATCTGGTGACCAATTTCCCGGTGTTGGAAAAGCGACGGCAACGAAGATTGTTGATGACCTCGGTATTGAAGCAATTGATAAAATTCTGGAATCACCAGACGTCTTGATTGAAACGGGTATTTCAACTAAATTGCAAGAAGTCATCGTGAAGCAGTTGCAACAATCGGACGGTATGGAACGCGCCATCATTGCGCTTAACGATTATGGTTTTGGTTCAGCCCTCGCCACTGTGATTTACCAAAAGTATCAGCAGCAAACTTTACAGATTTTAAAAACTAACCCTTATCAAATGGTTATCGATATTGAGGGTGTTTCATTTGCTCGTATCGATCGTTTAGCAGCTCAGCAGGGAATTGACGCGTTGGACGCGCGTCGTATCCAAGCAGGGGTTATTTCAGCGATTAACCAGGCAACATTCGAGTCTGGTGATACGTTTATGCAAGTGGAAGCGTTGCTACAAACTACGCAACAAATTCTAGAACGTTCTCAAAATGCCCGCATTGATCCAGCGTTGATTAAGCGCGCATTATTAACCTTGACGTCTGATGGCATCGTGATTGCTGACGGACAGAACTTATACATTAAGGCGCTATTTGAAGCTGAACGTGAAATTGCCCAACGCATGGTCCGTTTAAGCAAAACGAAGAATAGCGAATACAAGCGCGCTGATGTTGTGAAGCAACTCGCGGAAGTCGAGGAAGAGAATCCGTTTCCGTATGATGATGTGCAACGTGATGCGATGATTGCGGCTCTGATGAGCAATCTATTTATCCTGACGGGTGGACCCGGTACAGGAAAGACGACCATCATCAATGGTGTTGTGGCAACGTTGAAGAAGTTGTTACAAGATGAAGGTATGAAGTGGGATGAAATTAGTGAGAGTATTCGCTTAGCGGCGCCAACTGGTCGTGCAGCCAAGCGACTTTCCGAATCTACAGGCATGCCAGCTTCGACAATTCACCGTTTGCTAGGTATCACTGGTCGTGAAAATACAGATGACATTGATATCGAGGAGTTAAGCGGTCGTTTGCTCGTGATTGATGAGATGTCGATGGTGGATACGCAATTATTCGACTTATTACTACGCGCGATTCCAAATGGCATGCAAGTCATCTTGGTTGGCGATAAGGATCAATTGCCTTCTGTTGGGCCTGGTCGAGTTTTCTACGATTTATTAGCCAGCGGATTGTTGAATTATCGTGAGTTGGAGACAATCCACCGTCAGGGTAAGGGCTCAACCATTATTGAGTTGGCGAGCTCAGTGAAGAGCGGTGTCTTGCCAGCAAACTTTACCGAGCGCCAACCTGACCGATCGTTTTTCCCGGCGCAGACAAATCAGGTGCCACGCATGGTTGAACAGATTGCCACGAGTTGGAAGGAACGCGGTAATTCAGTTGCTGATATGCAAATTTTGGCGCCCATGTATCGTACGCCAGCGGGTGTTCACAATCTGAATGCTGTGGCCCAAGAAATCTTTAATCCAATGACGGCCAAGAAGCGTGAAATTCACATGAAGCTTGGTGAGTTAGAGTTTAACTTCCGTGTTGGTGACAAGGTCATGCAGACGGCCAATGATCCTGAACATAATGTGTTTAACGGGGACATTGGGTACATCACGGCAATTATGTTGGCGAAGGATAAGAGCAACGAAGATAATACGGACAACATCACGGTGGCTTTTGATACCGGCGAGGTTGAATATACGCGTCAGAACTGGAATCAATTGACGTTAGCGTATGCAACGACGATTCACAAGGCGCAGGGTGCTGAATACAAGCTGGTTATCATGCCACTTGTGAATGCGTTTAGTCGCATGCTGCAACGCAATCTGCTGTATACCGGGCTAACGCGTGCTAGTGAGTCACTCGTCCTTATTGGAGATGTTAGTGCCTACCAACGCGCAGCCGAAACTGAGGGTGTTAATCGACACACGACGTTGCAAGAACGATTGCAACAGGCGCAAGATGGTGAGCTGCCAGATGTACCGGATGATGATAAATCATTGGCAGCGGTCAATGCGATTAATCAAAAGCCAGTAGCAGTTGTGCCAATCGATGAAGAAAACACAACCATTGATGATACGCCGGTTGTGGACGAAATTGTCCAAGCTGTTGCGGATGACGATGATGATTTGCTAACGATTGCGAAGATTATGGATGAGTCGATTGACCCAAATGTGGGGATGGCAGACATGACACCATACGACTTCATGCCTTAA
- a CDS encoding YebC/PmpR family DNA-binding transcriptional regulator — MSGHSKWHNIQGRKNAQDAKRGKIFQKLARDLYTAAKAGGVDPDSNASLRLVIDKAKAANMPKDNIQRALDKASGAGGANYQELTYEGYGPAGVAVLVQALTDNINRTAASVRSTFKHFGGELGTTGSVSFQFGRKGYIEIERTEDNDIDEDQLFEDMLEAGAEDMKTYDDQFEIYTDPKSFPEVRDALEAKGYTLVNDEVTMVAQNPMAVPEDKQASLASLVDELEENDDVQAVFTTAE; from the coding sequence ATGTCAGGACACAGTAAGTGGCATAACATTCAAGGACGTAAGAACGCCCAAGACGCAAAGCGTGGTAAGATCTTCCAAAAGCTTGCCCGCGATTTGTACACGGCAGCTAAGGCTGGCGGTGTAGATCCAGACTCAAACGCTTCATTGCGTTTGGTTATCGACAAGGCTAAGGCAGCTAACATGCCTAAGGATAACATCCAACGTGCCTTGGATAAGGCTTCTGGTGCCGGTGGCGCTAACTACCAAGAGTTGACGTACGAAGGTTACGGACCAGCCGGTGTAGCCGTTTTGGTTCAAGCTTTGACTGATAACATCAACCGTACGGCTGCTTCAGTTCGTTCAACGTTTAAGCACTTCGGTGGTGAATTGGGAACGACTGGATCAGTTTCATTCCAATTCGGCCGTAAGGGTTACATTGAAATCGAGCGTACTGAAGACAACGATATCGATGAAGATCAATTGTTTGAAGACATGTTGGAGGCTGGTGCCGAAGACATGAAGACTTACGATGACCAATTCGAAATCTACACGGACCCTAAGTCATTCCCAGAAGTACGTGATGCTTTGGAAGCAAAGGGTTACACTTTGGTCAACGACGAAGTTACGATGGTTGCACAAAACCCAATGGCAGTGCCTGAGGATAAGCAAGCATCATTGGCTAGCTTGGTTGATGAACTTGAAGAAAACGATGACGTACAAGCTGTCTTCACGACTGCTGAGTAA
- a CDS encoding NCS2 family permease, whose translation MLERFFKLSENNTTVRTEVIAGITTFVAMAYIIFLNPSVLSMTGMPSQGVFLATILTAVVGTLITGLFANLPYALAPSIGMQAMFTYTIVFGLGYTWKQALGMVFLVGLVDVIITLTKVRSMIVKAIPDQLKHAIAAGIGLFIAYIGLKNAGFLNFLVDPQNIMTLNGKPFTEGGGAKVIESITANGGTTPSISTFAQPAVLLGLIGLIILVLLVVANVPGAFLLSVLITTVIGIPMGVTNTHIDAMASFSSTFHDFGSIFGQALGPDGLWSMFTSPKHVLIVVLTVFSMGLSGLFDAIGTFIGTGMTTGIFSEADQKEFYEGKGFKSKMDRGLVADTFATMFAGIFGTSNTTTFIEASAGIKAGGRTGLTSVVISIGFLLAIIAAPLVNVIPSAATAPILVVVGIMMMNEFKLITWDDIEIAIPAFFTSAFMAFSYSISYGIAAGFIFYVLIKSVKRKFNQISPILWVVTILFLLNFISLAIN comes from the coding sequence ATGTTAGAACGCTTTTTTAAGTTGTCAGAGAACAATACGACAGTTCGAACAGAAGTGATTGCCGGTATTACAACATTCGTTGCGATGGCATACATCATTTTCTTGAACCCATCAGTATTGTCTATGACAGGAATGCCAAGTCAGGGAGTTTTCTTGGCAACAATTTTGACAGCCGTTGTGGGAACTCTTATCACAGGACTTTTTGCTAATTTGCCATATGCATTGGCACCATCAATTGGTATGCAAGCCATGTTCACGTACACGATTGTTTTCGGACTTGGGTACACATGGAAGCAAGCATTGGGAATGGTTTTCTTGGTTGGGTTGGTTGATGTGATTATCACATTGACGAAGGTCCGATCAATGATTGTGAAGGCTATCCCTGACCAATTGAAGCACGCGATTGCTGCTGGTATCGGTTTGTTTATCGCCTACATTGGTTTGAAGAACGCTGGCTTCTTGAACTTCTTGGTTGATCCACAAAACATCATGACGTTGAATGGTAAGCCATTTACTGAAGGTGGTGGTGCCAAGGTCATTGAGAGCATCACAGCGAATGGTGGGACGACGCCATCAATCTCAACCTTTGCACAACCAGCAGTTTTGTTGGGCTTGATTGGTTTGATTATTTTGGTATTGTTGGTTGTTGCTAACGTACCTGGTGCCTTCTTGCTTTCTGTTTTGATTACAACTGTCATTGGTATTCCAATGGGTGTGACAAACACACACATTGATGCCATGGCATCATTCTCATCAACGTTCCACGACTTTGGCTCAATCTTTGGTCAAGCCCTTGGACCTGATGGGTTGTGGTCAATGTTCACGTCACCAAAGCACGTTTTGATTGTTGTTTTGACGGTCTTCTCAATGGGATTGTCAGGATTGTTTGATGCCATTGGAACGTTTATCGGAACTGGTATGACGACTGGTATCTTCTCTGAAGCTGACCAAAAGGAGTTCTACGAAGGTAAGGGCTTCAAGTCAAAGATGGATCGTGGTTTGGTTGCTGATACGTTTGCAACGATGTTTGCGGGTATTTTTGGTACTTCAAACACGACGACATTTATTGAAGCATCAGCAGGAATCAAGGCTGGTGGACGTACTGGTTTGACATCAGTTGTCATTTCAATTGGTTTCTTGCTTGCTATTATCGCAGCGCCATTGGTTAACGTGATTCCATCTGCCGCAACAGCACCAATTTTGGTTGTGGTTGGTATTATGATGATGAATGAGTTTAAGTTGATTACATGGGATGATATTGAAATTGCCATTCCGGCATTCTTTACATCAGCCTTCATGGCCTTCTCATACTCAATTTCATACGGTATCGCTGCCGGCTTCATTTTCTACGTTTTGATCAAGAGTGTGAAGCGCAAGTTCAACCAAATCAGCCCAATTTTGTGGGTTGTGACTATTCTGTTCTTGCTTAACTTCATTTCGTTGGCAATTAATTAA
- a CDS encoding competence type IV pilus major pilin ComGC: protein MVNQNKRKGFTLIEVVTTVFIIGLLVLLVLPNVNHVRAFAERKQQTALVQTVQTQVDLYRNENGSAPASLKDLADKEYLSEGQLAQIDKAAIALKGDRVVAGKK, encoded by the coding sequence ATGGTAAATCAAAACAAGCGTAAGGGATTCACATTGATTGAAGTTGTCACAACTGTTTTTATTATTGGCCTGTTGGTATTGCTGGTCTTGCCAAACGTTAACCATGTGCGTGCGTTCGCGGAACGTAAGCAACAAACAGCGTTGGTACAGACTGTTCAAACACAAGTCGACTTGTACCGTAATGAAAATGGTAGTGCACCAGCTAGTTTGAAGGATTTGGCCGATAAGGAATATTTGTCAGAAGGTCAACTGGCACAAATTGATAAAGCAGCCATTGCATTAAAGGGAGATCGAGTTGTTGCCGGCAAGAAGTAG
- a CDS encoding type II secretion system F family protein codes for MRNKRWSKAEQVDFFETLAQLISVGYDLEKALIALESLLPKLRRDLQRIIAGLREGRHFYQLVTPHVRAEIRRELAFAVVHGNLMDILAEIGSRERRRMQQIQKLCQLLLYPIVLFGLLAVIFAVFMQFLLPEFTNMGMTLPTLPGLPIVLFVMVAAFIGVSVAGWAWWRRHSWLQRLVVIRRLPLIGPVVRLSLDYQISLQLGLLLTSGVSFSVIVKRFASLDEGGVLKDVSRLAEKSLTAGESIAEFVAKVPLLPRESELLFSKGKQQQDIGREFQLLAERKFELLERRISRYLLIIQPLCFGVIGLVVVGLYLLMLMPMYQNMGDLMTW; via the coding sequence ATGCGGAATAAGCGGTGGTCGAAAGCAGAGCAAGTAGATTTTTTTGAGACATTGGCGCAGTTGATTAGCGTTGGCTATGACTTGGAAAAGGCACTAATCGCATTGGAATCATTGTTGCCTAAATTACGGCGGGATTTGCAACGAATCATTGCTGGTCTGCGCGAAGGACGCCATTTTTATCAGTTAGTTACACCGCATGTGCGAGCAGAAATCCGACGTGAATTAGCCTTCGCCGTTGTGCATGGCAATTTGATGGATATTTTAGCTGAAATTGGTAGCCGTGAAAGGCGACGTATGCAACAAATTCAAAAGTTATGCCAACTATTGTTGTATCCGATTGTACTGTTTGGTTTGCTAGCTGTGATATTTGCAGTCTTTATGCAATTCCTCTTGCCAGAGTTTACGAACATGGGGATGACATTGCCAACGTTGCCTGGACTACCGATTGTGCTGTTTGTAATGGTGGCTGCATTTATTGGCGTCAGTGTTGCCGGGTGGGCTTGGTGGCGCCGACATTCTTGGCTACAGAGATTGGTGGTGATTCGGCGTTTGCCATTAATTGGGCCGGTCGTACGATTGAGTTTGGATTATCAAATTTCATTACAATTGGGATTGCTGTTAACAAGTGGCGTGAGTTTTTCGGTAATTGTTAAGCGCTTTGCAAGTTTAGATGAAGGTGGCGTGCTAAAAGATGTGAGTCGACTGGCCGAAAAGTCACTCACAGCAGGAGAAAGCATTGCTGAGTTTGTTGCAAAGGTACCGTTGCTTCCCCGGGAAAGCGAATTGTTGTTTTCAAAGGGCAAGCAGCAACAAGATATTGGTCGGGAGTTTCAACTACTGGCTGAACGAAAATTTGAATTATTAGAACGACGGATTAGTCGTTATTTATTGATTATTCAACCATTATGCTTTGGTGTAATTGGCTTAGTTGTTGTCGGTTTATATCTATTGATGTTGATGCCGATGTATCAAAATATGGGGGATTTAATGACATGGTAA
- a CDS encoding tetratricopeptide repeat protein gives MTQPENAAQADIARLVSEINANPDNWQAYADLVAVLVATENLVEAEELALKSLGLFQANDEALQNLLYAAGNVYYVAGDYARANEFFAKITDLEILHDATVMQAQAWYAQNQFQKALVFALTAVEQQPEDVAAQVLLGNIWLGLQNMDKATAAFNDAIHVDPMNFDANFGRGIIAIVDGDRENQWSATAEMIDMERYRAQAQRLDEIVQLLSGSRVDESESN, from the coding sequence ATGACGCAACCAGAAAATGCAGCACAAGCAGATATCGCTCGCTTGGTAAGTGAGATTAACGCTAACCCAGACAACTGGCAAGCCTATGCAGACTTGGTGGCTGTTTTGGTTGCCACAGAAAATCTTGTGGAAGCAGAAGAATTGGCTTTGAAGAGCTTGGGCTTGTTCCAAGCGAATGATGAAGCGTTGCAAAATTTGTTGTACGCTGCTGGAAATGTTTATTACGTGGCTGGTGATTATGCGCGTGCGAATGAGTTTTTCGCTAAGATCACTGATTTAGAGATTTTGCATGATGCAACGGTTATGCAAGCCCAAGCATGGTATGCACAAAATCAATTCCAAAAGGCATTGGTATTTGCGTTGACGGCGGTAGAGCAACAACCAGAAGACGTTGCCGCCCAAGTGCTACTTGGTAACATCTGGCTTGGTTTGCAAAACATGGATAAGGCAACGGCTGCATTTAATGATGCTATCCATGTGGACCCAATGAATTTTGACGCTAATTTCGGTCGCGGAATTATCGCAATTGTTGATGGTGACCGTGAAAATCAATGGTCAGCCACGGCTGAAATGATTGATATGGAACGATACCGCGCCCAAGCCCAACGATTGGATGAAATCGTACAACTACTATCAGGGAGTCGTGTAGATGAGTCAGAGTCAAACTAG